The genomic stretch CGCCATCGGCAGATTCACGCCCGCGCTCACCTGCGTGTCGTGCTGCCGACGCTTGTCGAAACTGCTGTCGGGGATTGCGCCAAAGCTGCGCAGGTAGTACACGTTGCGTCGCGAGGCCACCGAGCCGTTTAACGACAGCCAGCGCAACGCCCGCCAGCTCGCGGAAAGGAAGATGTCGCTGAGATGCGGCGACGAGGCGACACCCTGCGGCGCGCTGTCGTACATGTCGATGGAGGCGTTCTGGTATATCGAGATGCCCTCGGCGAACGCGAGGGTGTTCTGCAGATAGATGAAACCGCGGTCGAGCGCGCCGCCTTTGTAGGTCTGCGCAAAAGCCGCGCCGCCCTGATATCGCGTGCTCTGCCAGTCGCCCCGCGTGTACGACACAAACAGGGCGGCCTTAGGGTCGTCGGTGTTGACTTCTGATTCGCGGTAGCCGGGTTGTGATCCGGCCGCGATACCCGCTTCCCAGCCGGCGCTGCGGCCGATCATCATCGCGCCGTCGAAGGTGCCGACGCCGCCGACCTGCGGCGCAAGGAAACGTCCGAGTGTCGCGGAGAAGGGCGCGTCCATGCCGCCGTATTCGGCCGCGAGCTGGAAGATGCGGTTCGTCAGACGCGCACCTGCGTTGCTCGAGCGCAGCGCGGCGTCGCGCGCGTCGTAGCGGTGATTCGAGTACAGGGTGAACTGCAGGGGCAGCGCGAAGAGATGGTCCGCCGAGAACTGAAGCGAGAGCGCGGGCTGGCTGAAGGCGAGCGCCGTCGTGCCGCTGCCGCGCAACGCGTAGTATTGCACTGAGACCCTTCCGCGCACGGTGTTGTCGGCCGGTGCCTCCTGCCGTGGGCGCTGCGCGAGAGGGGATGCCACGGCGGGGATCGTCTGTGTACCACCCGCGCGGGTTGTGTCGTCTCGCACCGTCCCGGCGGCCGCGGTGTCGAGCGGGACGCGCGGACGCATGTCGGGCGCTGCGCGACGCGGTGTCCCGTCCACCTTGTCGCCGTCCGCCAGTGGACCGTTCTTCACCAGTATACGCGTCGCCATCGACCGCGACGACACGCTGGTCACCACCAGCACCGCCAGCGTTGTTTCCTTCTTTGTCACGCGTAATGTGTCGCCGACATCGAAACCCTGATTGGTGCCCATACTGACGTACACGGACGCGCTTGTCACATAGGTGATCTCACCCGACACCCGTGAGGGCTGCGCAGCGGCGCGCGTGGCGAACAGCACACACAGGCACACAACCGGGAAGACGCGGCGCGCGTATCGTGCCGCGCGCCGTGCCGGTATCGCAGGAACCCGCATTGTTACGGTTCCCTCCCGTCGGGATGGCAGCCGCTGTTGGCGCAGGCGGTGCAGTTGTACGTGTAGCCGCTGACGCCCTGATGATCACCGTTCAGACTCGACTGATTGTTGTGACAGCCGGTGCAGCAGAAGGTGCTGGTGACGTTGGTGGTGTGGCACTGGTTGCAGTTGGACCAACGGTTCGGGTACGCGTGTTTTGATCCCGTGTATATCGGGAATCCCGTCGGCGCGTTCACGTTGTGTGATGTGCGGAACGGCGTCGCGGGCGACCATGCGGTCTGCGTGTGACAGGTCGTGCACGTGTGGCTGAGGTTCAGAGCGGAGTGATTCGCCGGAGTCGTCGCGCCGGTGAAGTCCGACTGATGGCATTGCCAGCAGCCCGTGTACGTCAGCGAGTAATTGCCGTTGATGTGGCAGTCGGCGCAGGGTTTGCCGATGTGTGCGCCCGCCAGCGGGAAGGCGGTGTTGGCGTGATTGAAGGTGGATGGTTTCCACGCGCTCTGCGTGTGGCATTGTGTGCAGGTGTGCGAGAATTGCGCCGTCACGTGGTTCGGATTCGTCACAGATTGATAGTCGCTCTGATGACACTGCCAACAGTCGGTGTAGGTCAGCGTGTAATTGCCGTTGGTGTGACACGCGTTGCACGGCTGTGCCTGATGCGCTCCCTGCAGCGGGAAGTTTGTCGCGGCGTGTGAAAATGTCGACGGCGTCCACGTGATCTGTGTGTGGCAGGTGAGGCAGGTCGTCGGGAATTGATTTGTCACATGCGCGGGATTGGTCGTTGAATTGTATGCGGACTGATGGCAGGTGATACAGCCGGAATACACGAGCTGGTAATTTCCGCCGACATGGCAGTCCTGGCAGGGCTTCGATTGATGCGCGCCCTGCAGCGGGAAGGCCGTTGTGGCGTGGTCGAAGGTGGCCGGTTTCCACGCGGACTGCGTGTGACACGAGAGACAGTCGTGGCTGAACTGTCCGGCGCTGTGACTCGGATTTGTGGTCGCGTTGAATGTTGTCTGATGGCACTGCCAGCAGTCCTGATACTTCAGCGTGTAATTGCCGTTCACATGGCATTGCTGGCAGGGGACGGCCACATGTCCGCCCTGCAGCGGGAACGCGGTGCTGTTGTGGTTGAATGTCGACGGTTTGTACGAGATCTGTGTGTGGCACTTCAGACAGTCATGGCTGAATTGACCGGCCACATGATCCGGCGTTTTGGTCTGCTGGAACGAAGTGCTGTGGCAGGTGTAACACCCGGTATAGGTGAGCTGGTAATTGCCGTTGATGTGGCAGCGCTCGCAGGCCAGCGGCGTGTGCGCCCCCTCGAGTGGGAAGGCCGTGCTGCCATGGCTGAATGTGGCGGGTTTCCAGCCGTTGCTGCTGTGGCACTTCGTACAGTCGTTCGGGAATTTGCCCGCGGTGTGATCGGGATTTTTCGCGTTGACAAAATCGGTGTTGTGGCACTGCGCGCAGTCGGTGTAGGTGAGCTGGTAGTTGCCGTTCACATGGCAGCGTTCACACGCGACTCCCGTGTGTTTGCCGCTCAGAGGGAAGCGCGTTTTGTTGTGGTCCAGCACCGACGGTTTCCACGCACTGGTGGTGTGGCAGATGGAGCAATCGTGCGAGAACTTGCTCGACACGTGATTGGGCGTCAGCGCCGTGTTGAACTCCTGAGTGTGGCACGCAAAACAATCCGTGTACTTCAGCGTGTAATTGCCGTTTGTGTGGCAGCTCTGGCAGGGCTCGGTCTGATGTCGGCCCGTGAGCGGGAAGGCGGTCGCGGCGTGGTCGAAAGTCGCGGGTTTCCAAGCGGTGTTCGTGTGGCAGGTCTTGCAGTCGCGCGGGAAGCCTCCGGCCGTATGGTCGGGCTGTTTCGCGCCCGAAAAATCCTGCTGATGACACTGCAGGCAGTCGGTGTATTTCAGCGTGTAGTTGCCGTTTGTGTGGCAGCTCTGGCACGGGACCGTGTTATGCGCGCCCTCGAGACGGAAATTCGTGCTTGTGTGATCGAACGTCGAGGGCTTCCAAGCCGAGACGGTATGGCACTGCTGACAGTCGCGCGGGAATTGTGCAGTGCTGTGATTCGGGGCGGTGGTGGCGTTGTAGTCGGAGAGATGGCACTGCGCGCAGTCGGTGTACGTGAGCGAGTAATTCCCGTTGATATGGCACGACTGGCAGGGCTCGGCGCTGTGCGCTCCGGTCAGCGGGAATTTTGTTGTCGCATGGTTGAAAGTGGACGGCTTCCACGCGCTCACGCCATGACATTTGGTGCAGTCGTGATCGAAGCGCGCGGCGGTGTGATCGGGCGTGCGTGTCGCGGTGAAGTCGCGCTCGTGACACTGGAAACAATCAGTGTAGGTGAGTGTGTAATTGCCGTTGACGTGGCACGACTGGCAGGGCTCTGCGCGATGCGCGCCCTCGAGCGGAAACTTTGTCGTTGTGTGATCGAAGCTCGCGGGTTTCCATCCTGCGGTGGTGTGGCAATCCTGGCAACTGTGCGGGAACTGTCCCGTGGTGTGATCGGGATTGCGTGTCTGCTGGAAGGTGGTCTGATGGCAGGTGAAACAGTCGGTGGGCAGCGGCACGCCATACTGTCCGTTGGTATGGCACTTCTCGCAGGCAACGGTGCGGTGCAGGCCTGTGAGCGGGAATCGCGTGCGGTCGTGATCGAGGCGTGTGGGTTTCCATGCGTCGACGCCGTGGCACATGGTACAGTCGTGGTTGAACTGGCCCTGCACGTGATTCGGCTGCGTCACTCCCGTGTAGTTCTTCTCGTGACACGACCAGCAGTCGGTTGCCATGCCGCTGTACTTGCCGTTGATGTGGCACTGTTCACAGGCCGCGGTTTTGTGTTTGCCGAGCAGCGGGAATCGTGTGTTGTCGTGGTTCACGGTCGAGGGTTTCCACGCTGCGTTGCCGTGGCAGCGCGTGCAGTCGTGATCGAACTGCCCCGAGACGTGGCTGGGTGTGACAACGGCGTCGAAGTCCTTTTTATGGCAGGACCAGCAGTCCATGGGCGTGCCGGTGAACACGCCGTTTGTGTGGCAGTCCTGGCACGGAGCCGCGGTGTGTGCACCCTGCAGCGGGAAACGGGTGGTGGCATGGTCGAACAGCGCGGGTTTCCACGCGGTCTCGGAGTGGCATTTCCAGCACTCGCGCGGGAACTGCCCGGCCTTGTGATCGGGCGCCGTCACCTTGTCGTAATCGGGTTGGTGGCAGCCCGCGCATTCGAGAGGTCTGCCCGTGTATGCTCCGGCGGGATGGCAACTTTCGCAGGGCACCGCGGCGTGCGCGCCACGCAGCGGGAACTGCGTCTTGGCATGGTCCAGTGTCGCGGGCTTCCACGCGGTTTCGGTGTGACAGCGCGTGCAGTCGTGCGGGAACTGCGCCTTCACATGCGCGGGCTGCAGCGACGCGGTGTAGTCCTTCTCGTGACACTGCCAGCAGTCGGTGTAGGCGAGCCGGTAGTTGCCGCCCACGTGACAGTTGGCGCATGGCACGGTGCTGTGCGCGCCGCGCAGCGGAAACTTGGTGCTGCCATGATCGAAGGTCGCGGGTTTCCAGCCGGCCATGGTGTGGCAGGAGAGGCAGTCGTGTTCGAACATTCCCGCCGCGTGATCGGGATTTGTGGCTCCCCGGAAATCGCGCTCATGACAGACGAAACACTCGGTGGGTGTGCCGCCGAACACCTTGTTCACATGGCAGCGGTCGCAGGCCACCGCGGCGTGCGCTCCCTCGAGCGGGAAACGCGTGCGGTTGTGATCGATGCTGCGCGGCATTGTTTCGACGGGCTGCCAGGCGGTGGTGTTGTGGCACAGCGCGCACTGCCGCGTGAAACCGACCTGGTCGTGTTTTGGTTTGCTGGTCTGAAGGAAGTTCTGTTCGTGACAACCCTGACAGTCGAGCGGCAGGCCCGAGTATTTCCCGCCGATGTGGCATTTCTCGCAGAAGGTCTGCCGGTGCGCGCCCGTGAGCGGAAAGTTCGTGTTGTCGTGTTTGAAGGCGGCCGGCTTCCACGCGGTGAGTGTGTGGCAGTCGGTGCACTGCTGCGAGAACTGCCCCTGCGCGTGATTCGGGAAGGTCGTGCCGCGGTAGTCGTTCTGATGGCAGCTCCAGCAGTCCTTCGGCAGCTTGCCGTAGCCGCTCGTGTGGCACTGTGCGCAGGGTGTTGCGGCATGCGCGCCCTGCAGGGGGAAGCCGCTTTTGTTGTGGTCGAAACGCGCTGGTTTCCAGTGCACCGGATCATGGCACACGGTGCAGTTCCGGTCGAAACTGCCCGCAGCGTGATCGGGCTGTTTTACCGATGCGTAGTCGCGCTGGTGACAGCCGTAGCAGTCGGTGGGTGTGTTCCGATACCCGGAGGTGTGACACTGGCCGCAGGCGAGCCGCAGATGCGCGGGTGTGCTCATGAAGGGCACGGGCGGATGGGTGAAACTGCCGCTCCATGACCCTGCCGCGGCATCGTGGCAGCGCGCGCACTGATGGTCGAAATTGTTCTTGGCGTGATCGGGTTCACCCACGGCCGCGTACTCGGCCTTGTGGCATTCATAACAATCGGTGGGTGTCCCCGCGTACTCGCGTGTCTGCTGTGTCGCATGACACGCAGCACAGTCGGCCGCGGCATGCGCGCCGAGCAGGGGGAAACGTGTGAGCTGATGTTTGGCCACCTGCTCGTTCGGCGCGCGCCATCCGGCAGGCGTGTGACAGTCGCGGCAGCGGTTGCCGAACTCGCCCTTGTGGAAATCCTTGTGGCAGGACAGGCAGTCCTTTTTCAGATCCTTGAATGACACGGCACCATGGCACGAGGCGCAGGGCACGGACGCGTGTCGCCCGTTGAGCACGTAGCCGGTGAGTTTGTGATCAAATTCGGCGGATTTTTTGATCGTCTTCCACGACTCGGTGGTGTGACAATTCATGCACGGGATGCCGAAACTGCGATGTGGACTCGCACCCGCGGGTGTCTGCGCCGCCGTGCGAACCGACAGCAAAAAGGAGCCGAGGAGGAGTATCCCCAGCGCCGTCAGGGCGTATGTCCGCAAGTGTGCCGTACCTTTCCTCGTCATGGCGGTCCTCGTAATTCTGGATGCAATGGAGTGAAAATATCCATTTATTGTGTCGCCGGTGAGGGGAAAAGTATTCCTCATTGCATTTTTTTCTCTGTGTCGGATGCCGGATGACAGGTTGCGCAATCCGGATCGATGGGTTTGTAGCGCACAATGCCGCCGGATTCACCGGCAGTGGCTCGGTGACAGGCGGAGCAGGCAAGCGCCGCGTGGCGCCCGTTGAGCTGGAAACGCGAGTCGCGGGTGTGGTCGAAGGTGCTCGGTTTCCATTCACCGGTGCTGTGGCAGCGTTCGCAGGTCACGGTTCCGTTCACAACAAACTGTCCGCCGTGCGGATCGGTGTGGCAGCTCGCGCAGGTGATGCTGTCGAAGGTGAAGCGGCGTGTTTGCGCGCCGCCTATTTCCACGCTGCCGTGGCACTTGTCGCAGGGCACGGCCAGGTGTTTGCCGCGCAGGGGGAAGTCGGTCGCGGCATGATCGAATTCCATCGAGTGCCAGCTCGCGGTGCTGTGGCAGCCGTTGCAGGCGCCCTTGTCGGGACGTTTCAGGAATTGTCCCGCGTGATAATCGCTGTGACAGGATGTACACGCGAGGTCGGTCCAGCGGAATCGCCGCACGGGTGTGCCGTCTCGAGTCTCCGTTGTGTGACAACGGTCGCAGGCCACCGCGGCATGTGCGCCTTCGAGGGGGAATCGTGTGGTGGCATGGTCCGGCTGCTCGAAGCGCGAGGGGTGGAAACCGTCCACCGTATGGCATCGTGAACATTCCGTGCCGCCTCGCGCCTGGGCGAATTGCCCGGCATGCGCGTCCGCATGGCACAGCAGGCACGATCCGAGTTCCTTGTTGCGGTATTTCGCGATATCTCCGCCAACGTGACACTTGGCGCAGGCCAGCGACGCGTGCCGGCCTTGCAGCGCGAAGCGAGTCTTTGAATGGTCGAACCCCGCGTTCGAGGACAGGCGTACGGACTTCCAGCTCTCCGGCGTGTGACACTGTGCGCAGTCCTTCCCGAACTGCCCCTTGTGTTTGTCTTCGTGGCAGTCGCCGCACGTTTTGAAGGCGAGTCCGTGTAATTTCATGGCCGCCATGCCCGTGCCCGTGGCTCCCGGCAGGGGAGGATGGCATTTTGTGCAGGCCACGTCGGCATGTTTTCCAAGCAGAGGGAAACGTGCGCGGGAATGTGTGAAGCTGTTCTGCTTCCAGTCCGCGGGCGTGTGGCAGCGCGCGCAGTCGCTGCCGAGCTGTCCGGCGTGTCCGTCGGTATGGCAGTTGATGCACGCGGGTTCGAGGCCCAGGTATGTGCGCTGCTTCGCCGCCGCGCTCTTGCCGCGGATCTCCTTCTGCACAATGTTTTTTGGGATGTGGCAGGCGCGGCATTCCTTTCCGGCATGTTTTCCAACGAGTTCAAAACCCGCTTGCCGGTGATCGAATTTTGCGGGGTCCCAACGGATCAGCTTGAAGTCGCGTCCGTGATGTTCCTTGTGGCAGGCCGAACACTCGAGTTTTTTTGTGAAGGCGTGATACCCGAGTCCGCGCTCCACACGTGAACGGATCTCCGCATGACAGGCGAGGCAGTTGACGCGCACGCTCTTGTCGCCGAAGTTATGGCACTTCGCGCAGTCGTTCACTCCGTCGAGTGCAGCGTGAACGGTTGAGAGTTTCCCTGGTGAAACGAGCTGGCTATGCAGCGTTGGCGCGTATCCGGCCAGCAGGAAAGCGAGCAGAACCGCCGGCAGCGGTCGCAGAGTTATATCGGATCCGCGCATCCTGTTCTCAGAATATCCACTTGTATCCCAGCGAGACGGTGACACCCACGTGAATCGCGAGAATCACGAACATGATGATCGCAAAGGGCAGATGTATGACGTGCCAGTAGTGGAAGATTTCACGCGCGCTGTCGAGGAAGGCGATGCGCCGCTCGAGTAGGGAGCGCTTCCGCGCCACCCGCATGATGGCGGCTGCGCGGTCGTGCTCCACGCCGCG from Ignavibacteriota bacterium encodes the following:
- a CDS encoding cytochrome C; this encodes MRGSDITLRPLPAVLLAFLLAGYAPTLHSQLVSPGKLSTVHAALDGVNDCAKCHNFGDKSVRVNCLACHAEIRSRVERGLGYHAFTKKLECSACHKEHHGRDFKLIRWDPAKFDHRQAGFELVGKHAGKECRACHIPKNIVQKEIRGKSAAAKQRTYLGLEPACINCHTDGHAGQLGSDCARCHTPADWKQNSFTHSRARFPLLGKHADVACTKCHPPLPGATGTGMAAMKLHGLAFKTCGDCHEDKHKGQFGKDCAQCHTPESWKSVRLSSNAGFDHSKTRFALQGRHASLACAKCHVGGDIAKYRNKELGSCLLCHADAHAGQFAQARGGTECSRCHTVDGFHPSRFEQPDHATTRFPLEGAHAAVACDRCHTTETRDGTPVRRFRWTDLACTSCHSDYHAGQFLKRPDKGACNGCHSTASWHSMEFDHAATDFPLRGKHLAVPCDKCHGSVEIGGAQTRRFTFDSITCASCHTDPHGGQFVVNGTVTCERCHSTGEWKPSTFDHTRDSRFQLNGRHAALACSACHRATAGESGGIVRYKPIDPDCATCHPASDTEKKMQ